A window of the Rhodohalobacter mucosus genome harbors these coding sequences:
- the nadE gene encoding NAD(+) synthase: protein MEINIAACQIEVKPGHPDQNFEKIRSRVSEAKKNGDDIVIFPEMAVPGYIIGDEWENSAFINDCMSYNKRIAELSEGLVIVWGSVDADKQKVGEDGRIRKFNTAFTAQNGKIISRVCKTLHPDYREFDDDRHFYSSRKLAQDRGMSVRDYIQPLTVDINGEERKIGVSLCEDMWSDDYSIHPIEILLDNGAEFIINISCSPWTWRKNDKRHRVVRQRLQAQKAPFVYVNNTGVQNNGKNIFLFDGGTTIYNRDGSLRDMCREYRDDVIRTTLFSSRTDVIKRPVLSHERDQEELLSGLIYGLRKFFELIRASKAVIGMSGGVDSSLSSYLVSKALGAENVYGVNMPSEFNSDITKSLARRMAETLRLNYAIVPIQDVYEYSVEQLEQTEFTRLDASGVKKMLELSSVDKENIQSRDRGSRILAGIASALDAVFINNGNKSEVATGYTTLYGDVNGAVAPIADLYKTQVYDLCTYINSVEKKQIFPDELFDIPASAELSAEQDIEKGEGDPFAYEYHDKLLRAFIEWRLDPEDILKGYTDGSLSDTLGMDRNFLSEYFASDSLFVEDLERIWRLYKINYFKRIQAPPIIAVSKRAFGFDLRESQLGVYYTQNYKEMKRKLLGGD, encoded by the coding sequence ATGGAAATCAACATTGCCGCTTGCCAGATTGAGGTAAAACCGGGACATCCGGATCAAAATTTCGAAAAAATCAGATCGCGCGTTTCGGAGGCGAAAAAGAATGGTGATGATATCGTCATTTTTCCGGAGATGGCCGTGCCGGGGTATATCATCGGTGATGAGTGGGAAAACAGCGCATTTATTAACGACTGCATGAGCTACAATAAACGCATTGCAGAGCTTTCAGAAGGCCTTGTCATTGTGTGGGGCAGCGTGGATGCAGACAAGCAGAAAGTGGGGGAGGATGGGCGGATCCGTAAGTTCAATACGGCTTTTACGGCTCAGAACGGAAAGATCATCTCACGGGTCTGTAAAACGCTTCACCCCGACTACCGAGAATTTGACGATGACCGTCACTTCTATTCATCGCGCAAATTGGCACAGGATCGTGGGATGTCGGTCCGTGACTACATACAGCCGCTGACCGTTGATATAAACGGTGAAGAGAGAAAGATCGGGGTCAGCCTCTGCGAAGATATGTGGAGCGATGACTATTCCATTCACCCGATTGAGATTCTGCTCGATAACGGCGCGGAATTCATCATCAATATTTCGTGCTCACCATGGACATGGCGGAAAAATGACAAGCGGCACCGTGTGGTGCGCCAGCGTTTGCAGGCGCAAAAAGCCCCGTTTGTCTATGTGAACAATACGGGAGTTCAGAACAACGGGAAAAACATCTTTCTCTTCGACGGCGGAACCACCATCTATAACCGTGACGGCTCCCTGCGGGATATGTGCCGCGAGTACCGTGATGACGTTATAAGAACCACGCTTTTCAGCAGCCGGACTGATGTGATCAAAAGGCCGGTACTCTCTCACGAACGGGATCAGGAAGAGCTGTTAAGCGGGCTTATCTATGGGTTGAGGAAATTTTTTGAACTGATAAGAGCCTCAAAAGCAGTAATCGGCATGAGCGGCGGAGTGGACTCATCGCTGAGCTCCTACCTGGTGAGCAAAGCACTGGGTGCGGAAAATGTGTACGGGGTGAATATGCCGTCTGAATTCAATTCGGACATCACAAAAAGCCTTGCCCGCCGGATGGCAGAAACCCTCCGTTTGAATTATGCCATTGTTCCCATTCAGGATGTTTATGAGTACTCCGTGGAGCAGCTCGAACAGACTGAATTTACCCGTCTGGATGCGTCGGGAGTGAAAAAGATGCTTGAGTTAAGCAGCGTGGATAAAGAAAATATACAGTCGCGCGATCGCGGCAGCAGGATATTGGCCGGTATTGCTTCGGCACTGGATGCGGTGTTTATCAACAACGGCAACAAGAGTGAAGTGGCAACGGGTTACACCACGCTCTATGGCGATGTGAACGGAGCCGTGGCACCGATCGCCGATCTATACAAGACACAGGTGTACGACCTCTGCACATATATAAATTCTGTGGAAAAGAAACAGATATTTCCCGACGAGCTTTTCGACATTCCCGCTTCAGCTGAACTCAGCGCTGAACAGGATATTGAGAAGGGCGAAGGCGATCCCTTTGCGTACGAGTACCACGACAAGCTGCTTCGTGCCTTCATCGAGTGGAGGCTCGATCCCGAGGATATTCTTAAGGGATACACGGATGGGAGTTTGTCGGATACTCTTGGTATGGATCGGAATTTTCTTTCAGAATACTTTGCGAGCGATTCGCTGTTTGTGGAGGATCTGGAGAGAATCTGGAGGCTGTACAAGATAAATTATTTTAAACGCATACAGGCACCGCCGATCATTGCGGTGAGCAAGCGCGCATTTGGCTTCGACCTCCGCGAGTCGCAGTTAGGCGTGTACTATACCCAGAACTACAAAGAGATGAAGAGAAAACTGCTGGGCGGTGACTGA
- a CDS encoding DUF2267 domain-containing protein — MAAFPVIDKTVQKTMILIDEVSVEGNFHDREKAFKALRGTLHALRDRLQVETAAHIGAQLPVLLSGFYYEGWKPAATPRKDRSQEEFLEHIDEYLSDKAPEINSMHAVQTVFRVLNNHISEGEIEDILKVLPEELRELWPEQAQSLA, encoded by the coding sequence ATGGCAGCATTTCCAGTAATTGACAAAACAGTTCAAAAAACAATGATACTAATTGATGAAGTAAGCGTGGAAGGCAATTTTCACGACCGGGAAAAGGCGTTTAAAGCACTCCGGGGCACCCTCCATGCACTTCGCGACCGGTTGCAGGTTGAAACAGCAGCGCACATAGGTGCGCAACTGCCGGTTTTGCTGAGCGGCTTTTACTACGAGGGTTGGAAACCGGCTGCAACGCCGCGTAAAGACAGGTCTCAGGAAGAATTTCTTGAGCATATCGATGAGTATCTTTCAGACAAAGCACCTGAAATAAACAGTATGCACGCCGTTCAGACTGTTTTCAGGGTACTCAACAATCATATCTCTGAAGGGGAAATTGAGGATATCCTCAAGGTTCTGCCTGAAGAGCTGCGTGAATTGTGGCCGGAACAGGCACAGAGCCTGGCATAA
- a CDS encoding Fpg/Nei family DNA glycosylase, with the protein MDMPELPEVIHFKHYIESTALNQTIADIEVLNDQILANDSEQQFKKHLSGHAFASCSNYGKYLFLHSTGAHYLVMHFGMTGSPVYFKNEGHKPDYPRAVFHFDNGYKLAFNCMRMFGRLELTEAKEAFIEDKELGPDISSEGFSFETFRKLMENRRGMIKSSLMDQHLMAGIGNEQSDEILFQSRIHPKRKVSDLSEDDLQKIYRTMRSVIETRVECLDQGRPMPDNFLLEHREENEACPACGGTIEKIAAAGRSGYFCPSCQD; encoded by the coding sequence ATGGATATGCCGGAACTGCCCGAAGTAATACATTTTAAGCACTACATCGAATCCACCGCCCTGAATCAGACTATTGCGGATATTGAGGTACTCAACGACCAGATTCTGGCCAATGACAGTGAGCAGCAGTTCAAAAAACACCTGTCCGGACATGCATTTGCATCCTGCTCCAATTACGGCAAATACCTGTTTTTGCACTCTACGGGCGCGCACTACCTGGTGATGCACTTCGGAATGACGGGAAGCCCCGTCTACTTCAAAAATGAAGGCCATAAACCCGATTATCCCCGGGCGGTTTTCCATTTTGATAACGGTTATAAGCTGGCGTTTAACTGTATGCGCATGTTTGGCAGGCTGGAGTTAACTGAAGCCAAAGAGGCATTTATTGAAGACAAAGAGCTGGGTCCCGATATCTCTTCTGAGGGGTTCAGCTTTGAAACCTTTCGCAAGCTGATGGAGAACCGCAGAGGCATGATCAAATCATCACTCATGGATCAGCATTTGATGGCCGGAATCGGCAATGAGCAGTCGGATGAAATTCTGTTCCAGTCGCGCATTCATCCCAAAAGAAAAGTAAGCGATCTGAGTGAAGACGACCTTCAGAAGATCTATAGAACAATGCGGTCGGTTATCGAAACGAGAGTGGAGTGCCTGGATCAGGGACGGCCGATGCCGGACAATTTTCTGCTGGAACACAGGGAGGAAAATGAAGCGTGTCCCGCATGCGGCGGAACCATTGAGAAAATAGCCGCAGCGGGGAGGTCAGGCTACTTTTGCCCGTCCTGTCAGGATTGA
- the polX gene encoding DNA polymerase/3'-5' exonuclease PolX: MPVHNSDISDMLRKAADLLEIEGADEFRVRSYRQAARSIDNLTENLTDKVSDGEDLTGIPDVGESIAEKIEEIVKTGSLKQLEEIKKRVPEELADLLNLEGIGPKRAKEIYDELDVDSITDLREAVEKHKVREIEGFGKKTEEKIGRELERQSNQESRTLLSRAEEIAEPLLEYLNECKEADRIVIAGSYRRRKETVGDLDILATGEDEEAIANHFVSYEDVDEVIKKGEKRTSIRLKSGLQVDMAVLSKESFGAALIYFTGSKEHGIHLRERALARDLKVNEYGIFREGEDEPIAGETEEEMYEALDLAWVPPEMRENRGEIELAEKDNLPDLITLDDIKGDIHMHTTYTDGGASIREMAEAARDLGYQYIAITDHSKRVNVAGGLDADELAEQLKEIDELNDETDGIRILKGAEVDILEDGSLDLPDDILSRLDLRICSVHYHMDMDSDKQTERILKAMDNPWFDILAHPTGRLLQKREAMELDLEAIMDKAAEKKILMEINANPERLDLNDRNCKMAMERGLMISVATDAHSIGDLKNMKYGVYQARRGWLEPKNVVNTLGVDELLEHFGKNG; this comes from the coding sequence ATGCCCGTCCACAATAGTGACATTTCCGATATGTTAAGAAAAGCGGCAGATCTGCTTGAAATTGAGGGCGCTGATGAGTTTCGGGTACGATCGTATCGGCAGGCCGCACGGTCGATTGATAACCTGACGGAAAATCTGACCGATAAAGTGTCAGACGGGGAAGATCTCACCGGCATTCCGGATGTGGGTGAAAGCATTGCGGAGAAGATTGAGGAGATTGTGAAAACCGGCTCACTGAAGCAGCTCGAAGAGATCAAAAAGAGGGTGCCTGAAGAGCTTGCTGATCTGCTGAACCTGGAAGGCATTGGCCCCAAGCGCGCCAAAGAGATATATGATGAACTGGATGTTGACAGCATTACTGACCTCCGTGAGGCCGTAGAAAAACATAAGGTCCGGGAGATCGAGGGCTTCGGCAAAAAAACCGAGGAAAAAATCGGGAGAGAACTTGAGCGGCAGAGCAATCAGGAATCGCGGACACTTCTGTCGCGTGCGGAAGAAATCGCTGAACCGCTGCTTGAATATCTTAACGAGTGCAAGGAGGCAGACAGGATTGTGATTGCGGGGAGTTACCGGCGGCGTAAAGAGACTGTGGGTGATCTGGATATTCTGGCTACCGGTGAGGATGAGGAAGCCATTGCAAATCATTTTGTGAGTTACGAAGACGTGGATGAAGTGATTAAAAAGGGGGAAAAACGCACCTCTATTCGCCTGAAATCCGGTCTGCAGGTGGATATGGCCGTTCTTTCCAAAGAATCGTTCGGGGCGGCACTGATCTACTTTACCGGTTCCAAGGAGCATGGAATCCATCTGCGCGAACGGGCTCTCGCCCGCGATCTGAAAGTGAACGAGTACGGCATCTTCAGGGAAGGCGAAGACGAACCCATTGCAGGTGAAACGGAAGAAGAGATGTATGAAGCTCTCGATTTGGCCTGGGTGCCGCCCGAAATGAGGGAGAACCGCGGGGAGATTGAACTGGCGGAGAAGGATAATCTTCCCGATCTCATCACCCTTGACGACATCAAAGGGGATATCCACATGCATACAACCTATACCGACGGAGGAGCCTCCATAAGGGAGATGGCTGAGGCAGCCCGGGACCTGGGTTATCAATACATCGCGATAACCGACCATTCAAAGCGCGTAAATGTAGCCGGCGGGCTTGATGCAGACGAGCTGGCTGAGCAGCTGAAGGAAATTGACGAATTGAACGATGAAACAGACGGGATCCGGATTCTGAAGGGTGCCGAAGTGGATATTCTGGAAGACGGATCGCTGGACCTTCCGGATGATATTCTGAGCCGGCTTGACCTGCGTATCTGTTCGGTGCACTACCACATGGATATGGATAGCGATAAACAGACCGAGCGAATCCTGAAGGCAATGGACAATCCCTGGTTTGACATCCTGGCACATCCAACCGGCCGTCTGCTGCAGAAGCGTGAGGCGATGGAGCTGGACCTGGAAGCCATCATGGATAAAGCGGCGGAGAAAAAGATCCTGATGGAAATCAACGCCAATCCTGAACGGCTGGACCTCAATGACCGCAACTGTAAAATGGCCATGGAAAGGGGATTGATGATTTCC